GGCTCCAGGACTTCAGCCCCGAGCCCAGCTCCTACGACGTGATCTGGATCCAGTGGGTGATAGGTGCGCGTTCcgctccttccccacctccctgcgCTGTCCCGCTGCGCAGCCGGGCTGCCCATGCGGGCCTGGGAGCGGGGCGCCTGCAGCAGGCGGGCCGCGGGGCTTCCTCAGctcccccagggctcccaggacGGGCGGAGACCCTGCCTAGAAAGGAcgtctccttctttcctttgtttcaacTTAATACCTGCTGCAGCCCATTTAGGGGCAgttttttgttgaaaaaatttaATTGACCAATAACTTACTTCATTCAGAAATGTGGAGGTGCGTTATAGTaaggatttcttaaataagagaAGTGGAAGCCCTGGCTGTCTCTGCTGTTGGCAGTGGGGGGTGCTGCCTTGCCGTCCTGCCGTGCATCCGCGCAGCCCAGCAGTGCGCCCAGGGTGCCCTTCCTGGGCTGCGGGCCTGGCGCAGCCTGTGCCAGCGGTCGGCCAGCCGCTGCACGGGGAACAGTGCAGCCCTTTGGGAACACCCTCGGTCTGGCCCTGTGTTCTGTGGTCCTGAGAAGCTGCAGTCTGGAGGGAAGGAACTGTTTGGTGCCCTCCCTGTGATCCAGGCCTGGGAGGGGCGGGTGGCACGGGCTGTAGGTGTCGGGCGGGGCCTGCCAGTCACCCCAGTCGAGGCAAACTCCCAGCTGCATACTTGGCGATTGCCCTCGGGTAGGTGACTTCTGAGCCAGCTTCTTACATAAAACGGGGCTTAGTAAACCCCCCGTGGACTGTTGAGAGTGCCAGTGAGGCCCTGTGTGTTAAGCAGAGAGTAAGTGCTAAGTGGTGGCTGAAAGAAACGTGCGGTGGTGACCATGCCTCTGTCTTCGCCAGGCCACCTGACCGACCAGCACCTGGCTGAGTTCCTGCGGCGCTGCAAGCGGGGCCTGCGCCCCAATGGCATCATTGTCATCAAAGACAACATGGCCCAGGAGGGCGTGATCCTGGACGACGTGGACAGCAGCGTGTGCCGGGACCTCGAGGTGGTCCGCAGCATCATCCGCAGTGCGGGCCTCAGCCTCCTGGCACAGGAGCGGCAGGAGAACCTCCCCGACGAGATCTACCACGTCTACAGCTTGGCCCTGCGATGAGCGGGGGCTGGCTGCCGGGCGAGACCCAGAGGCTCCACGTTGGTGGTTTGGGAGTGTGGAGTGAGGCCACCAAATATACCTGTCTGCTGTTCACTCACTATAcaggcttttttaaaaaggcataatGGGGCCCAGCGGGGAGGGGTGTGGCTACGGGGCAGTGAGGCGGTAGCCTGGCTGTGCAGCCTCCAGAGGCGAGGCCTGGGCAGGGAGGCCCTGCATAGAAATAGGCCGTCGGATCACCTATGGCCTCGGGCCTGGCGGCCTTAAGAGCAGCAGAGCCCTTAACATGGCTGTGCAGGACTTGACCTCGGGGGGATGGGCCGGGCGCTGCGAGCCTGCTGTCTCCTGCAGCTGGGGGGGCGTTCGTGTTGAGTCCTATTTGGTGAGGGGGCTCTGGTGACCTCAGTGACTGTCACGACAGCCTGCAGCATGGGGAGAGGTCTGTTTCCTCACTCTTGGCTGTGCCTGAGGCTCCTCCTTGGTGGGCATTTTCAATCAAAAATAAAAGGTGACCCCTGTGCCGTGAAGGCCTGAGCCAGTCTGCAGTGGTGCTGTCCTTTACTGGCCACGGGGCCACGTTCCCCCAAAACCGCCCCCACGTGCTGCACCTCCACGCCACCACCTCTTCTGACTGGCGAAGGGGGGTCCTTCACTGTGAattggggcggggagggggcggaaATGTACACAAGGTGCTTGCTGGCCGAGAGAaatccatttaattttataatataaatatatcacGTTGTTGCCTCCACTTATCCCTAAGGTGTTTACACAGTTCACTGTGACTTGAGAACAGCTTTGTGGGGGCTCCGCTTGGGGCAGGACAGTCGGCTTTCAGTCTTGGGAGCTTCCACTTGGGTGAACCCCTCACAAAACAAGACATTTTGGAAAGGGTTATCCCTGGTCATGCATGATTGCTCTGTTGTAGAAGGCGTGGTCCCCAAGACCTCAGGTTTGGCACAAACAGCTGCCACCAAAGCCCACCCGTGTGCCTTGGCCAGGGGGCTCCCCGGGGACCTGGTCCCAGAGCTGCAGAAGCCAGCAGGGTCAGCTCAGCCTTCTCCCCAGCCCACCAGAAGCCTCAGTGAGCGCCAGTCGAGAGCAGGGAAGGGGTTCAGCCAGGCTGCACCCGCAGAGCCCCGCCCCGCTTCCTGCCAGCTTCTGCCACATCCGTGCGGGACGGACCACCTCCTGCAGCTCAGGAGCACCCAGACCCGCAGCCTCCCTGCTGAGGGGTGAGCTTGTCCCGAATCTAAGCCCTCTCCTCTTTCCAGGGTGGGTGAGACTGAGGGTGCTACCGGAGAGGGGGCTGTCACCTTGGGGCAGAGCAGCCTTCTCCCACCGGACTGAAGGCAGCTGCGGCACTCCACTGGGCTCTCCGTCTCAGAGGACCAAGTCTGGCTTCAGCCTGCACCTTCTGACAGCTGGGACCCCAGGTCCTCCCCGAAGGTGGCTGTGGGGACTTGACCACCAACAGGCTGAGCGCCCAGCCCGCTCCCCTCAGTCCGGACTGTCAGATGCCATCTTCCACACTGCCGCTGTGCTCGCTGAGGAGGTACCACTTCAGCCGGTCGGGCAGAGGGAGGGCTCTGACCTTCGCGTCCACAGGCCACGGCTGAAGGTGGAGCCGGATGTAAACGCGACACAGGTGCTTGAGGGGCGGCGGGTAGCTCTCCAGCTGCCTCAAGGAGACGTGCAGGGCCTGGATCTTCTCTGCCAGGCTGCCCACAGGATGGATGTCGAAGTTTTCCGGCAGCTGGAGTTTCTGGGAATTAGTCACCATGAGATCCAGGATGGTCTCGGCTTTCCGCAGGAGGTCCACGTGGCTCTCGTCCTCAGCGCAGCCCGGGTGCGAACACAGCCTCTCGAAGACGATGTGGAAGCCAGACCAGCAGGACGCCCCGTGCAGGGAGCAGTTATAGGCGGCTCCGGACTCCAGCAGGAAGCGCAGGAGAGGGAAGTGGAGTTTAAAGCTCTTGAGGCAGATGTGGGTGAGGGACTCGTGCGCCGGGCACTCGCTGGGGTCGGCCCCGTGAGCCAGCAGCAGCTGCGTGACTTGGAAGCAGAAGCGGTTGATCATCTCGGCCTCCTCTTTGTCCCCTCCCACCGTCTCGCCAAGCAGGAAGATGATGCAGGTAAACACGGTGTCCCCATCTTTGGTGGTAGCCTTGACGTCTGCCCCTGGAAGAGCCAGCAGGGAGAAGGCCTCACCCCCGGCACAGGAACGCTGACGGCGTACGGGGGGAGCCTGCAGACACGGGAGTGTGGGGCCAAGGGGGAAGCTGGACAGCCTGGGGACGCGCCTCACCTCCTTCCAGCAAGAGCCGGATGTTCTCAGTGTTGTGGATCTGCACGCCGTCACTGCTGGCCAGGGCGTGGAGCAGAGCAGTCTTTCCTGCGGAGGGAGAGGGGAGCGGAGGCCCGGGAGCCGAGGTCAGGGCAACCCACAGGGAGGGGAGATACAGCGGCTCGGGGTCAGAAAATGACCTTGAAAAAGGACCGACCTCAGCTATGGCTGAGGGTGACAGGCTCCTGGCCATTCTCTTTCCACTCATAGAGGAAAGGAGCAGAAGGGCCAGCAAAGGAGGACTCCTGACCCAGACACAGCACCCTCAGGTGGGGCATGCACACGGTGTCTCCTCCCACTGACAGCCTCAAGGGGTTGGCAGACGATGACCGCACTGCCTCTTTAAAGCCTCTGAAAGCCAGCAAAGTGCCCCTGCGTGCCTGGCCATGCTGCACCCTCAGACAGGCCGCAGCCAGCCTGCCCGCCTGCCGCTGTCCTGGGGCACCTGGGCCCAGCCCGCCTGCTTCCCGTGGGAGGCACCCACCATGCTTGTCAGCTGCATTGACGTCAGCACCGAGGTCCAGCAGGCGCTGCAGGCAGGGCAGGCGCTCTGGCTCCTCGCTGGCCAGGTCCAGAGGGCTGCTCTCGTGGATCTGAGCCAAGAAAGCACAGCCGGGTTGGCCCGGGAGCCTGGGAGGCTGCTCACGGCCCCCACCACGCCCCCGCAGAGCAGGCTGGAGCTGGCTCACCCGGTCCCTCCGGTTAATGTCAGCCCCATGGCGCACCAGCAGCTCCACCATGTCCGGCTGGTTTCGCAAGACGGCAATGTGCAGGGCTGTGTAGTAGGTGACTGGGTCTGAAGGCACGGACACAGCTCACGTCAGTCCGGCACATTCTCGCAGGATCCCgggagccagcctggcagcccAGCCCCAGCACTCCCACCTGAAGAGGCCCAGGCTCCGGTCACCGTGAGGGTCAGGACAGAGCTGTCCTCAGGGGATGCCAGAGCGTGGGTTccagtcagacctgggttcaggCCCTGGGGGCATTTTAGTGGGCGAGGCACTCAATCTGTTTGGGATTTACTTCCCTCCTCTGGGAAATGGGACCATGAAACAGGGCATCTCCTCTCGGGCTGTTTGGGAGGAACACCCAGAGTGCCGGCTCCTTAAGCCCGGCAGTAACAGCCAAGTTCTCAGAGCCGGCTCTTCAAGTGACGGACTTCAGAAcagcctccccctcctccgcTCCCTGATGCTCCGGGAGCCCAGCAGTCTCGGAGCCTGTCCTCAgatagggaggggagaggggcctggTCACATCCTGTGTCAGCACAAAGACCCCATTCGGTCACAGTCCCCCTGCATgtctccctgccctctcctggcaaaagccagagaagaaaggaaaatggctctacccgcccccaccccccggaACTTACAAGCTAAAAGCCAACACATCCTGCAGTGACTTACACCCAACGTGGCTTATCTGTCTCCCCCTCCCTATGGCAGGAACGGAAATGCAAGATGGCTCAGAATAAGTGGCAGAAAATTACTTTCCCTTAGCTCTGGGCACGGGGCCAGCAGCCACATTTTCACATTAATGGAAGCGGGGActtggctgggggctgggcaagGTTTGCTAAATCCATCACAAGAGAGAAGCAGCAACAAACTGGCTCTCGGAGCAGAGGTGGCTGCGGCCATCTGCAAGTCCCCAGGAGACGGCAGGCCACCGACCTGTTTCCTTCGTCATCACCCACGGAAGAAGTGAGGACGCTAGCTCCTAGGAGAACAGTGAAAGCAGAGCCCAGAGGCCTGGCCGCCCACACTTgggcccccacccacccagcccctcGGGTTCCAGCTGACCTTCAAAGTTGAGGTTGGCCCCGTTCCGCAGGAGGACGTCGGCTGCGCGGGTCAGCCCCAGCTCGGCCATCTTCAGCAGGGCGTTGCTCACGCCCTCCTGGTAAAATGGAGAGTGGGCCTTTCTCTCCAGCAGCTCAGTGAGAACAAGGAGTCGGCTCTCCTCGCTGGCGACATAACTGGGCCTGGGGCAAGAGAGGCGAGGGTGGAAAGAGCTGTGGGACCAGCCAGCCTGGGCACCCTGTGGGTGGTGGCTTTTAGTCTCCTGCTGCCATCGCCCCCCAGCAGGGCCCTGGCTCTATGGGGCAGAAAGTCTCTTCGGAAGAGGGCTGGGAGAGGGCGGGCCCAGGTGGACCCTGTAACTGGAGCAGACTCCTCCGGTTTGCTGAGAAAGGACTGGGGGTGTCTTCAGCCTCCTCCCAAGTTGCCCAGAGAATCTGGTCCCTGGCTTGGGTACAAACCCTCACCCACCTGGGCTGTCGGGACTGAAGGGCACCCTTGCGGGCAGGAGCAAGAACCAGACCCAGACCCTGCTTCCTCCGACACTGACCGTCCCTGAGCTGCAGAGggtgccagcccagcccaggcagccGTCAGCGGCCCTCCTTCCCGGCTCACGCGTACCCACACGTTTAGCCCCTGGCCTCCCAAAGGCTGAATACACACAGGCCCTTCACACCCCAGCCACCCACCTCCCCCGCCAGCACTGCCCACTAGGAACTGCCTCGACTTTCCCTCAGAATGCAGGCTTGGGGGCAGCTCCACGACCACGCACGCAGACCCCTCTCAGGccaccatctcctcctcctggggAGGCTCCCCTTCCCCTCGggtgctccccccacccccttagTCTCCCCATCAGCACCCTTTCAACTAGTGGGATCAAGGGTCCATCGTACTGCCTGGCAGGATTCCGTCTCACCCCCCAGCCAAGAGTGCCCATGGTTGCAAGGCAAACATCCTGAGTCAGAACTCCTGCCTCATGTCTGGGGCTAGAAAAGGCCAAGCAGCCCCCGaggcagccccaccctcccccaggacGACCATGGAGGTGAGGAAACACCTCACGGTGCATTTTCAGGACAAACCTCAGAGGGAGCGGAATAGTGACAAAGAAAGCCTCCCTTACCACCCAAGGTCCTGAGGAGACTCACAATAACCACCGTGTTTGAAATTCCACAGGatcccccccaacacacacggtccccctttcctctgctttgttCCCCGTTACACCTCCCACACTACACACTGTATTTACATTACAGGCTCGCTCCTCGGAGCACAAGCATCGCGGAGGCTGGCGTTCTGTCTAGCTCACTGATGTACCCTGAACAATTCACGTTCTAGCACATTCCCCGCAGGTTCACGAACAGACCTGCTCCTGTCTACATCAAGTGCAAACTCAGCTACAGAAAGTTCCCTCTCGCGCCGCTCTGGGGTGAAAGCTGAGGGCCTCACAGATGCCAGCCTGCTCCTCTGCAGCTGCAGGAGGAGGGCACAGGACAGGCAGGGCACGGGGTGGGGCCCCGGGGCGGAGGCCCTGCCGACACCCGCCGCTCCCCCCCACCGCCCCGCGCCCTCCCTGCCCGCCTGCCCGCCCGCGCCGGCCCGGGGCACCCTCCGCCCTGCAAGGCGCGGCAGCCGAGCCGGCGCCCAGGAGCTCGCGCTCGAAGCCGCGCAACTCCGGCCTCCTCCTCCGTAAGGTGGGGACATGGccacccagccccgccccgcccgcagtGACAATGAAAGGGCCGCAGCGCCGGTGGCAGCGGAGCGAGTTACCCGTCCAGGGGCTCCTGCCGCTCGGGGTCCTGGACGCCCAGGGAGCCCAGAATCGCATCCACCAGCGGCTGGTACTCGAAGATGATCCTGCGGAAGCCATGCAAGAACGGCATCTCGGCGGCCGGGCGCAATCCGGCGGCCACCGCCCCGCTGGCCTCCGCCTCTCCGGCGCCCGCGTCCGGCCCACTCACCCGCCCGACCCGCTGCCTGCCCGCGCCGGAAGTGGCCCTCGCACTTCCGGTCCGCGCCGGCCCGGGGCAGCGAGCGGTGGCGCCAGCGCCCCCTGTGGGCTCGGAGGACCACGGCGCGTCCGGGAGCGCGAGCTGGCGCAGTCCTGGAGGAGCGGCGCCGGGGGAGGGAGCGCGGGGACCGCTGCCCAGCCCGTCGGAACCCCGCCGCGGGCCCGCCCCTTCCCGCCccggcccagcctggccctgcgcCACCCTGCGATCCCGCCAGCGGCCGCTGGGCGCCGTCCGAGCTCCGCCCATCGCGCGCCGCGGCCCGGCTCCCCCGGGCGGAGGAGGTGACTGAACCCGGGCCCCGAGCCACCCTGGACACGGATCGGACCACGGCCCCTGCCGGCGTGGCCTGGCTGTCGCCTCCCCAAACGCTGACTGCACGCCCACCCACCCTGACCCTTCCTTGGTCTCTGTCCCGGGAGCTCGTGGCCCAGCAGGCTGCTGGCTCCTCCCACTTTCTGCGTGATGGACTCGGTGAACTTgaatttctccatctgcaaaaccGGGATCATCGCACCCACCCAAGGTCTTGGATCGAGAGCTCTGTAAGCGTCGGTGAAGTGGAGTCGAGCAGGAAGGAACCAAGCCTGGCGCCACTTTTCTGGGGTTTGGGCATCTTCCCTTAGGCCACCCATTTAGGCCTCCCCAACCTCGAGTCCCACAGCGGAGCCGTGATGTCTTCGCGATTCTAGAAAGTCCGTTATGAAGAGGTGTCCCCGTCCCAGCGGTGCACATCTCGCCTTGGCCTCCCACCCCCGACCATGCGGGCTTGGGGGTCTCTCCCGCTGCAACCTACCGGAAAGGAAAGTTGTCCAGTGGAGGAGAAAAAGTTAGAGGCACGTTTAAAGACAACCGGATGTGTTTTAGGATTAACCATAAAAAATTGGAGAGTGGGTCTCCTCCACCAAGAGCAAAACAGATTTCAGGAGAAAACCCAATCCAAAGCATGCCCAGGTCCAGCTGTGGGGACCCAGTAGGTCAAGTATGCAGCAGGGGCTGGATAAATTGCTCGCTGTTATTAAATTTGCAAGGTTGTGGTGCAGATCAAAAGACAAGCTATCAAAACCCCCGTTGCTCCAAAGCCTCATTTGGCCTCCCCCTCCATTACCTAAAGGGGCAAAAAGGAGGGGTGGGCAGCCAGGGTGAAGCCCCTTTAGGACAGGCCACCTTGAGCTTCCAGAAGGGTCTCGGGACCGCAGGGTCCATGGCTCCCAGCCCACGTCTGCCTGGGTTCTTGCTCTAGGAAAGAAGTGTGTGCTCCTTGGCTGAAATCAGGAGATTTTGCTCACACAGGAATGGAGGTTTCCAGCTTATCTTGTCAAGTCAGGAGATAGGGCACCCGGCCCAGACTCCTGTCTGCCAACAATGAGCATCTGGACGGGGCACTTGCTCCGAggtgcctcagtgtccccaggcACTGCCCTGGGGCATGGGAATATCTCTCCCTGTTCTGAGGCTCCACACCCCATCTCTCAACTGATCCCCAGGCCCTGGATGGCGCAGCAGCTCACAGGCGACCCAGGGGCTTCACAGCCTCTGTCATTTGATCCAGGGTCCCTTGCTCTGAACTCAGTGTCGGCAGGGTCGTGCTCCCTCCAGAGGTGCCAGAGGAgcctcctttcttgcctcttccggTGTCTGGCGGCCCCTGGTGTCCCTGGCTTGTGGTGGCGCCACTCCTGTCTCTggctccctctgtcttcacacagCCCTCTTCCCTGTGTCCGTGTCTCTGTCCAGATCTCCCTGTCCTTTCTACatgacaccagtcattggatttagggcccaccttaatccAGTATGAGCTCATGTTAACTGGatcacatttgcaaagaccccatttccaagtGAGGCGACCGTCCTGGGGGTCAGGGGCTACGGCTGGATTCACCTCCTTCGGGGACACGAAGCCGCTCTAATGGAGGACCCCAGGCTTGGTCCTTCTggtctctgggccttagtttcctctcctgtaaccTGGAGACCCTTGGAGCCAATGAAGAGGTCCTTGGTGTCGCTGGTGGGCTCTGCCAAGAGGAAAACTATCGCTGTCCCGTGACCAGGATAGCACCAATAAggagttaactttttttttttttgaggaagattagccctgagctaacatctgcctccaatcctcctctttttgctgaggaagactggccctgaggtaacgtctgtgcccatcttcctctactttatatgtgggacacctaccacagcatggcttgccaagcgctgccgagtccgcccccaggatccgaaccagtgaatccccggccgctgaagaggaacgtgctctcttaactgctacaccactgggctggccccaggagttaACTTTTATTTACTGAGCCATTTCAATGTGCCAGCTGTGCTAAAGGCTTGACATCACAATCTCAATAGATCCTGTTAAGTAGGTGATGGTATTGTCATTTTTCCAACAGGGTAACTGAGATTCAGAGACGATTAGGTGCTTGCCCAATGTTGCACAGCTAGGTTGGGACTCCAGCTCAGATCTGGGGCACTCTTGCATATGTCTGGCCTCTGGGGCTTGGATTCCCTGCAGCTCCTCCGCCTCTGGGCCTGAGAGGGTCTGGAcatgcgggggtggggggagctgacCCCCACTCTGTCACAGCCCTTCGGCACCACCCTTTGGAGCCAGGCCCTGCCGCCGACTTGTCGCCCAGCCTCCTATCTTTGGAAAGCTCTGTGACCCCTGACCTCCCTCCTGTCAGCAAGAGCAACCTCGTTTCCTCCATCTGCCTCCCATTAAGGCTCTGTCTCTCAGAGCCTCTGACTTCAGCTCTGgacctctctcttctttccttgtcaTTGCCTCTCACTGCCCTGATAACCTTGCCACTTCCTGCTGCCCAACTCCAGGGTTCCTTCACAGGCTGGGGGTCCTGGGGCCAAGCCCCCAGTGCTCAGATCCTGGCAGGTTCTGTCCCTGCCTTCTACTCCCCAGGGAGTCTGGGAGTCACTCTGACTATCCAATGTACAGAGGGAGATAACCttcatatataaagaattatgaaaaatcaacaagaagaaggcaaaaaacactaacagaaaaatgggcaaaggacacaCACAGGTGAGTCACAAAGCATGAAAAACCATCAACACACATAAGGAGGGTTTACCCTCTCCAGCTGTCCAACACCAACAGTGATAACAGCTGACGCATGGGACTGACTAGGTGCCAGACTGCCCCACAGCAGCTCAACAAAGCGAGCTGCAGAATAGTAGGTACTGTGTGATCCCATGGAGGAAAAGCGTGTGTGTGCCCGCctgcgtgtgtgcatgtatgcatgtacATGTGGGCGGGGCTAATTCTTGACGGCCACATGCTGGGGTGGTAGCGGTGATTGTTTCTAGGGCTGTGATCCGGGGAACCTTTATCTTCTTTGTGCTTCTGAAgat
Above is a genomic segment from Equus przewalskii isolate Varuska chromosome 26, EquPr2, whole genome shotgun sequence containing:
- the ASB6 gene encoding ankyrin repeat and SOCS box protein 6 isoform X1, which encodes MPFLHGFRRIIFEYQPLVDAILGSLGVQDPERQEPLDGPSYVASEESRLLVLTELLERKAHSPFYQEGVSNALLKMAELGLTRAADVLLRNGANLNFEDPVTYYTALHIAVLRNQPDMVELLVRHGADINRRDRIHESSPLDLASEEPERLPCLQRLLDLGADVNAADKHGKTALLHALASSDGVQIHNTENIRLLLEGGADVKATTKDGDTVFTCIIFLLGETVGGDKEEAEMINRFCFQVTQLLLAHGADPSECPAHESLTHICLKSFKLHFPLLRFLLESGAAYNCSLHGASCWSGFHIVFERLCSHPGCAEDESHVDLLRKAETILDLMVTNSQKLQLPENFDIHPVGSLAEKIQALHVSLRQLESYPPPLKHLCRVYIRLHLQPWPVDAKVRALPLPDRLKWYLLSEHSGSVEDGI
- the ASB6 gene encoding ankyrin repeat and SOCS box protein 6 isoform X3, encoding MPSYVASEESRLLVLTELLERKAHSPFYQEGVSNALLKMAELGLTRAADVLLRNGANLNFEDPVTYYTALHIAVLRNQPDMVELLVRHGADINRRDRIHESSPLDLASEEPERLPCLQRLLDLGADVNAADKHGKTALLHALASSDGVQIHNTENIRLLLEGGADVKATTKDGDTVFTCIIFLLGETVGGDKEEAEMINRFCFQVTQLLLAHGADPSECPAHESLTHICLKSFKLHFPLLRFLLESGAAYNCSLHGASCWSGFHIVFERLCSHPGCAEDESHVDLLRKAETILDLMVTNSQKLQLPENFDIHPVGSLAEKIQALHVSLRQLESYPPPLKHLCRVYIRLHLQPWPVDAKVRALPLPDRLKWYLLSEHSGSVEDGI
- the NTMT1 gene encoding N-terminal Xaa-Pro-Lys N-methyltransferase 1 isoform X2; this translates as MVDVTEDFLVKAKTYLGEEGKRVRNYFCCGLQDFSPEPSSYDVIWIQWVIGHLTDQHLAEFLRRCKRGLRPNGIIVIKDNMAQEGVILDDVDSSVCRDLEVVRSIIRSAGLSLLAQERQENLPDEIYHVYSLALR
- the ASB6 gene encoding ankyrin repeat and SOCS box protein 6 isoform X2, with product MSPPYGGGGRSCAASSASSWAPARLPRLAGRRVPRAGAGGQAGREGAGRWGGAAGVGRASAPGPHPVPCLSCALLLQLQRSRLASVRPSAFTPERRERELSVAEFALDVDRSRPSYVASEESRLLVLTELLERKAHSPFYQEGVSNALLKMAELGLTRAADVLLRNGANLNFEDPVTYYTALHIAVLRNQPDMVELLVRHGADINRRDRIHESSPLDLASEEPERLPCLQRLLDLGADVNAADKHGKTALLHALASSDGVQIHNTENIRLLLEGGADVKATTKDGDTVFTCIIFLLGETVGGDKEEAEMINRFCFQVTQLLLAHGADPSECPAHESLTHICLKSFKLHFPLLRFLLESGAAYNCSLHGASCWSGFHIVFERLCSHPGCAEDESHVDLLRKAETILDLMVTNSQKLQLPENFDIHPVGSLAEKIQALHVSLRQLESYPPPLKHLCRVYIRLHLQPWPVDAKVRALPLPDRLKWYLLSEHSGSVEDGI
- the ASB6 gene encoding ankyrin repeat and SOCS box protein 6 isoform X4 — its product is MAELGLTRAADVLLRNGANLNFEDPVTYYTALHIAVLRNQPDMVELLVRHGADINRRDRIHESSPLDLASEEPERLPCLQRLLDLGADVNAADKHGKTALLHALASSDGVQIHNTENIRLLLEGGADVKATTKDGDTVFTCIIFLLGETVGGDKEEAEMINRFCFQVTQLLLAHGADPSECPAHESLTHICLKSFKLHFPLLRFLLESGAAYNCSLHGASCWSGFHIVFERLCSHPGCAEDESHVDLLRKAETILDLMVTNSQKLQLPENFDIHPVGSLAEKIQALHVSLRQLESYPPPLKHLCRVYIRLHLQPWPVDAKVRALPLPDRLKWYLLSEHSGSVEDGI
- the ASB6 gene encoding ankyrin repeat and SOCS box protein 6 isoform X5, with the protein product MPFLHGFRRIIFEYQPLVDAILGSLGVQDPERQEPLDGPSYVASEESRLLVLTELLERKAHSPFYQEGVSNALLKMAELGLTRAADVLLRNGANLNFEDPVTYYTALHIAVLRNQPDMVELLVRHGADINRRDRERLLCSTPWPAVTACRSTTLRTSGSCWKEGQTSRLPPKMGTPCLPASSSCLARRWEGTKRRPR